One segment of Cetobacterium sp. NK01 DNA contains the following:
- a CDS encoding Dps family protein: MENKDLVFQMNKFVGDLHVFKTKVHNFHWNLTGEHFFVIHPMLDGIMAEIDGQIDSVAERILMIGHRPFGSLEIYLKHTVLAEAETKAYPAKEAVKLMLEDFKLLLAEINIIMGIAEKEDDQETLTLVTDIAALYQKHIWMFGAWLA; encoded by the coding sequence ATGGAAAATAAAGATCTAGTATTTCAAATGAACAAATTTGTAGGAGATTTACACGTATTTAAAACTAAAGTACACAACTTCCACTGGAATTTAACTGGAGAGCATTTCTTCGTTATACATCCAATGCTTGATGGAATAATGGCTGAAATTGATGGACAAATCGACTCTGTTGCTGAGAGAATCTTAATGATTGGACACAGACCTTTTGGATCTTTAGAAATCTATTTAAAACATACTGTTTTAGCTGAAGCTGAAACTAAAGCATATCCAGCTAAAGAAGCTGTAAAATTAATGTTAGAGGATTTCAAACTTCTTTTAGCTGAAATTAATATCATAATGGGAATCGCTGAAAAAGAGGATGATCAAGAAACTCTTACTTTAGTTACTGATATAGCTGCTTTATATCAAAAACATATCTGGATGTTTGGAGCTTGGTTAGCATAA
- a CDS encoding PTS lactose/cellobiose transporter subunit IIA yields MVDFTEEELEEIIFSIVAYAGEAKGCAHQALAFAEEGKFEEAEECMKECDAAVLKAHHVQTDMIQKEAGGQKIPLSIVFVHAQDHLMTALSERELIKKMIKLNKRLFALENK; encoded by the coding sequence ATGGTAGATTTTACAGAAGAGGAATTAGAAGAGATAATATTTTCAATAGTTGCATATGCAGGAGAAGCTAAAGGATGTGCTCATCAAGCATTAGCATTTGCAGAAGAGGGGAAATTTGAAGAAGCTGAAGAGTGTATGAAAGAGTGTGATGCAGCAGTATTAAAAGCTCACCACGTTCAAACTGATATGATACAAAAAGAAGCTGGAGGACAAAAGATTCCTTTATCAATAGTTTTCGTTCATGCTCAAGATCATTTAATGACAGCTTTATCAGAAAGAGAATTAATTAAAAAAATGATAAAGTTAAATAAAAGATTATTTGCTTTAGAAAATAAATAA